In one Heteronotia binoei isolate CCM8104 ecotype False Entrance Well chromosome 1, APGP_CSIRO_Hbin_v1, whole genome shotgun sequence genomic region, the following are encoded:
- the LCE1D gene encoding late cornified envelope protein 1D produces MSCGYFPSCGPSCAVPSCLPACGSPCGYPGSGLGSLGSCGGYYGGATSASSLGLTSGGNIGCVTQLPPSEMVIQPAPCCVTIPGAVLSASCEPVRVAGYTACGGGSTLGGGRFGGSICGYPC; encoded by the coding sequence ATGTCCTGCGGTTACTTCCCCAGCTGCGGCCCATCCTGCGCTGTCCCATCCTGCCTTCCAGCTTGCGGCTCCCCATGCGGCTACCCCGGCAGCGGTCTGGGCTCTCTGGGTTCGTGCGGCGGGTACTACGGCGGCGCGACCTCAGCCAGTTCCCTCGGCCTCACCAGCGGGGGCAACATCGGATGCGTCACCCAGTTGCCACCATCGGAAATGGTGATACAACCAGCTCCTTGTTGTGTTACGATCCCGGGGGCAGTCCTCTCTGCTTCTTGTGAGCCTGTCCGTGTGGCAGGGTACACCGCCTGTGGTGGAGGCAGCACTCTAGGTGGTGGCCGCTTCGGTGGAAGCATCTGTGGCTACCCCTGTTAA